A section of the Choristoneura fumiferana chromosome 5, NRCan_CFum_1, whole genome shotgun sequence genome encodes:
- the sni gene encoding SDR family oxidoreductase sniffer → MKSVLITGANRGLGLGMVKYLTQHNKAQTIFATCRKESEELKKLAQENKHLHILHLDVTNTASYEELSSQVARVVGAGGLNLLVNNAGIATKFTKLNMVKVEQLVDNLTVNTVAPIMLTKSILPLLKQAAEANKEQPVGARRAAVLNMSSILGSIAQNDQGGFYPYRCSKAALNAATKSMSIDLKKDNILVAAMHPGWVKTDMGGKGAPLNVETSIAGIFETVEKLGEADSGKFLQFDGTELPW, encoded by the exons ATGAAGTCAGTGCTAATTACAGGAGCCAACCGTGGCTTAGGTCTCGGAATGGTAAAATATCTCACTCAACACAACAAGGCACAAACTATATTCGCGACTTGCCGCAAGGAATCCGAG gaACTTAAAAAACTGGCTCAAGAAAATAAGCATCTTCACATCTTACATTTAG ACGTGACAAATACAGCCAGCTACGAGGAGCTGTCGTCGCAGGTCGCGAGGGTGGTGGGCGCCGGCGGACTGAACCTGCTGGTCAACAACGCCGGCATCGCGACTAAGTTCACCAAGCTCAACATGGTTAAGGTCGAGCAGTTGGTTGACAACTTGACCGTCAACACCGTCGCGCCTATAATGCTCACCAAG AGCATCTTGCCTCTCCTGAAGCAGGCAGCGGAGGCTAACAAGGAGCAGCCAGTGGGTGCGCGACGCGCCGCCGTACTCAACATGAGCTCTATCCTCGGCTCCATCGCGCAGAACGACCAGGGCGGCTTCTACCCATACCGGTGTTCCAAG GCGGCGCTGAACGCAGCCACCAAATCCATGAGCATCGATCTGAAGAAGGATAACATCCTGGTCGCAGCCATGCACCCTGGCTGGGTGAAGACCGACATGGGTGGCAAGGGAGCGCCTTTAAATGTGGAGACCAGCATCGCCGGGATCTTCGAAACTGTAGAGAAGCTGGGGGAAGCCGACAGCGGCAAGTTCTTGCAGTTTGACGGCACGGAACTGCCTTGGTAA